One window of Papaver somniferum cultivar HN1 chromosome 9, ASM357369v1, whole genome shotgun sequence genomic DNA carries:
- the LOC113312651 gene encoding uncharacterized protein LOC113312651, with amino-acid sequence MLLGITTTLAAENWAMHIASKTATERGWSKVQFETDSKSLMRFITSDTDAPWYISNLVVEIKQRLTQIQQYTIRHIYREGNQAADGLANRTTDDCSIRRLTTTIWEHAIPQSISFIVIADSMDITYPV; translated from the coding sequence ATGTTACTAGGCATCACCACAACACTTGCAGCGGAAAATTGGGCCATGCACATCGCTTCTAAAACGGCGACTGAACGAGGATGGTCAAAGGTTCAATTTGAAACGGATTCGAAAAGTTTAATGAGATTTATAACCTCGGATACCGACGCCCCATGGTATATATCTAATCTGGTTGTAGAGATCAAACAAAGGCTCACCCAAATCCAGCAATACACCATTAGACACATctacagagaaggaaatcaagcggCAGATGGTTTAGCAAATCGAACAACGGATGACTGTTCCATAAGGAGGCTCACAACCACCATATGGGAACACGCAATTCCGCAGTCTATAAGTTTTATTGTAATAGCAGACTCTATGGATATTACGTATCCCGTGTAA